In Stieleria varia, one genomic interval encodes:
- a CDS encoding toll/interleukin-1 receptor domain-containing protein — protein sequence MTGLRVFISHAHEDKALAQAWQSLINTLTLGQVTPWYSSDDRGGGGVGPGEWRKAIREHMIEADTILALLTPGSNERPWLVWESGYAEGQQKMIIPVTFFIDERGIHDVFRDKQIYEGDKEPDTLRLLEELAGQHFGAAIPEASKTVWKTYVSQYMETVEQERTESLTRSLFHDHFHVRPTAERLSGTWYATWTEISDDGETMFESDRLEAWTTNGRIRFVGVSSKIGIEELIDDAAEAFYYPMEGVVSSDGMIALSYWSSGETRYCGTAILKVSGGTGRLLQGTWQGFTARNVDEEPTQRNGRVVMARDLEKLQAATDRMLSAKS from the coding sequence ATGACTGGACTCCGCGTATTCATCAGCCACGCTCACGAAGACAAGGCACTCGCTCAGGCTTGGCAGTCGCTCATCAACACCCTGACGCTCGGCCAAGTCACACCTTGGTACAGTAGTGACGATCGTGGCGGCGGCGGAGTGGGGCCGGGAGAATGGCGAAAAGCCATTCGTGAGCACATGATCGAAGCAGACACGATCCTGGCACTGCTGACTCCCGGATCGAATGAACGGCCCTGGCTGGTTTGGGAAAGTGGTTACGCTGAAGGACAACAGAAAATGATCATTCCTGTCACGTTCTTTATCGATGAGCGTGGCATCCACGATGTGTTCCGAGACAAGCAGATTTATGAAGGAGACAAGGAGCCCGATACGCTGAGGTTGCTGGAAGAATTGGCTGGCCAGCACTTCGGGGCGGCGATCCCAGAAGCGTCCAAGACCGTTTGGAAAACTTATGTCTCTCAGTACATGGAAACGGTTGAGCAGGAACGCACCGAATCGCTCACACGCTCACTTTTTCACGATCACTTTCACGTTCGCCCGACTGCCGAACGGCTGAGTGGTACTTGGTACGCAACTTGGACAGAGATTTCAGACGACGGAGAAACGATGTTTGAATCGGATCGTCTGGAGGCATGGACAACCAATGGGCGAATTAGGTTCGTTGGGGTCAGCTCAAAGATCGGCATCGAAGAACTAATCGATGATGCCGCCGAGGCGTTCTACTATCCGATGGAAGGCGTTGTGTCCTCCGACGGGATGATCGCGCTTTCCTATTGGAGTTCCGGCGAGACTCGGTACTGCGGCACCGCCATCTTGAAGGTAAGCGGCGGCACTGGTCGCCTGCTTCAAGGCACTTGGCAAGGCTTCACAGCACGTAACGTTGACGAGGAACCCACGCAGCGAAACGGACGCGTCGTGATGGCGCGAGATCTAGAGAAGCTGCAGGCTGCCACCGATCGAATGCTCTCCGCCAAATCCTAA
- a CDS encoding SDR family oxidoreductase — MTNSTSSVHSQCLLVCGATGYVGGRLVRQLLQEGYRVKCLVRSPEKLTRFSWCQHPQLTIIPGELESEDALSEALADVDAAYYLVHSMQSAKGAYAKRDRELAELFSSQAAKSSCRRIIYLGGLGELGPDLSKHLDSRREVAEILQSGKVPTTVFRAAMIIGSGSASFEILRYLVERLPVMVTPKWVTTETQPIAIRDVLRYLVDCLSVGETTGRTIDIGGDDVMTYREIMQIMSTALGLRKRVIFPVPVLTPRLSSLWIGLVTPVSSNIARPLAEGLRNRTVCRNDEARRLMPGECFGIQESIEAALGRVHSGEVETRWSTAGKIPGDPDWAGGTTLTDRRVVKVHGTAEETYAEIRSIGGDKGYWGAGYLWQIRGWMDQLVGGPGLRRGRHHPTQLHYGEAVDFWRVTSLVPNERLRLRAEMWLPGEAELEFVLHRGEEKTTEVEMTARFRPRGLLGIAYWYTVLPLHGFVFPVMLRGIKKNVEAAVTMQPS; from the coding sequence ATGACCAACTCAACCTCTTCTGTTCATTCACAGTGCCTCCTCGTGTGCGGGGCGACCGGTTATGTCGGTGGGCGACTTGTTCGTCAGTTGTTGCAGGAAGGCTATCGAGTCAAATGTCTGGTACGGAGCCCTGAGAAGCTCACCCGGTTTTCTTGGTGTCAACATCCGCAGCTGACGATCATTCCTGGAGAGCTGGAGAGCGAAGACGCGTTGAGTGAGGCTCTGGCGGATGTCGATGCGGCTTACTATCTCGTTCACTCGATGCAATCCGCCAAGGGAGCCTACGCGAAGCGCGATCGTGAGTTGGCAGAGCTGTTCTCCTCCCAGGCGGCGAAATCATCGTGTCGTCGAATCATCTACCTGGGTGGACTGGGGGAACTCGGTCCTGACCTGTCCAAACACTTGGACAGTCGACGCGAGGTGGCGGAAATCTTGCAGAGCGGGAAAGTGCCGACCACGGTTTTTCGAGCTGCGATGATCATCGGCTCCGGTTCCGCATCCTTTGAAATCCTACGTTACCTCGTCGAACGATTGCCCGTCATGGTCACTCCCAAATGGGTCACGACCGAAACCCAGCCGATCGCGATACGTGATGTATTGAGATACCTTGTTGATTGCTTGTCCGTCGGGGAAACGACCGGCAGGACCATCGATATCGGCGGCGACGATGTAATGACGTATCGCGAGATCATGCAGATCATGTCCACAGCATTGGGGCTGCGGAAACGGGTCATCTTTCCCGTCCCTGTGTTGACGCCCCGATTGAGCAGTTTGTGGATCGGGCTGGTCACGCCCGTCAGCAGCAACATCGCCCGACCGCTGGCGGAGGGTTTGCGAAATCGCACGGTGTGTCGCAACGATGAGGCACGTCGTTTAATGCCGGGTGAGTGTTTTGGGATTCAGGAATCCATCGAAGCCGCCTTGGGGCGTGTGCATTCAGGTGAAGTCGAAACGCGATGGTCGACGGCTGGTAAGATTCCCGGAGATCCCGACTGGGCGGGAGGCACCACGTTGACCGATCGACGCGTGGTGAAGGTGCACGGGACTGCCGAAGAAACCTACGCCGAGATTCGCAGCATCGGAGGTGACAAGGGTTATTGGGGTGCCGGCTATCTTTGGCAGATTCGCGGATGGATGGATCAACTCGTTGGCGGTCCAGGACTTCGACGGGGACGGCATCATCCGACCCAATTGCATTACGGTGAAGCCGTCGATTTTTGGCGTGTCACATCGCTCGTACCGAATGAGCGTTTGAGGCTGCGCGCCGAAATGTGGTTACCGGGGGAAGCTGAATTGGAGTTTGTACTTCATCGCGGTGAAGAGAAGACGACGGAGGTGGAGATGACGGCAAGGTTTCGACCACGCGGACTGCTGGGAATTGCGTACTGGTACACGGTATTGCCGCTGCACGGATTTGTTTTCCCGGTCATGCTGCGAGGCATCAAGAAAAACGTCGAAGCGGCGGTTACAATGCAGCCTTCTTGA